The Streptomyces sp. ALI-76-A nucleotide sequence GCGGGCGGGGTGGGAGGGCATGTCCCGCATCTCCGCGCAGAAGCGCAGCAGCTCCTTGTAGACCCGTTCGCCGACCTTCTTGTCGACGAACCTCGGGGTCCAGCCGGGCGCGCCGCCCTGTACGGCGTCCATGACGGAGTCGCTGTGCAGCACCAGCCAGTCGTGCGCGCGGGTGACGATGAGGTCGACGGCCCTGCGGTGGCCGCCGTCGGCGACGACCTTCTCCAGCATCTTGCCGATGCCGGGCGCGATCTCCTGCGCGTCGGCCCGGCGGGTGATCGCCTCACCGACCACGGCCTGCACGTCCGAGTCCCGCAGGACCGTCAGGGCGCCCCGCAGCGCGGCCGACAGCTCCGCCGTGACCCGGTCCGCGTGCTCGGGGTCGGCGAGCCAGGTGCCGAGCCGGCCGCCTATGCCCACCGCCCGCAGCCGCTGCCGTACGACGTCCTCGGAGAGGAAGTTCTCGCCGACGAACTCACCGAGCGAGACGCCCAGCTGGTCCTTCTTCGTGGGGATGATCGCGGTGTGCGGGATGGGCAGGCCGAGCGGGCGGCGGAAGAGCGCGGTGACCGCGAACCAGTCGGCCATCGCGCCGACCATGCCGGCCTCGGCGGCCGCCGCGACATAGCCCGCCCAGGCGCCCGCTCCCCGGTGGGAGGCCCACTCGGCGAGGACGTACACCAGCGCGACGAACAGCAGCAGGCCGGTCGCGGTGAGTTTCATCCGGCGTACGCCGCGCTGTTTCACCTCGTCGGCCGCGCTGAAGGTGTTCATGGCCCGGTTCGTGAAGGCGCCGGGGCGGGCGGGCTGCCCTGCCGCCTCGCCGTTCGGTCCCGTTTCCGTACGTTCCATCCGCTCCACCCGTTCGGTGATCCCTCACACATTGTCCCTTCCTGACCGACTCCCGGAACGGAACAGGAGTTCCCGGCGTCTGTCCGGTCGGGGGAACGCGGCCGGGGGCTGCCAGTTCTCCCCGGACTCATGACTCATCATGGGTTCATCAGATCGGAGCCCGGGGCTCCCATCGCCCGAGGAGAACACCACAGCATGACCCGGCGTCACGGTTACGCCCTGCTCGCCACGATCGTCGCCGTGATCGTGGTCCTGTCCACCGCCCTCTACGTCGGGGTGGCGGCCGACACCGGTACGCGCGACCGGGCCACGCTCGCCGGCGGACGCCCCTCGCACAACTCCGCCGCCCCCGCCTCCACCGGCGACTGGGTCGCCACCTGGTCCGCCTCCCCCGTCGGGGGCGAACCCGGCACCGAGACCGAGGGCCTCGCGGGCCGCTCGGTGCGCAACGTCGTCCACACCAGCGTCGGCGGTACGAGTGCCCGCGTCACGCTGTCCAATCTCTACGGCCGGTCCCCGCTGACGATCACGCACGCCTCGATCGCCGTCGCGGCCGGCGCCGGCACCGCCGAGGCGGCCGCCCGGACCATGCGGCGCCTCACCTTCGGCGGCGGCACCGGCGTGGTCGTGCCGGTCGGGCAGCAGGTGCTGAGCGACGCCGTCGCCCTCCCCGTCCCGGCGGACAGCGACATCCTGGTCACCACCTACTCCCCCACGCCGTCCGGCCCGGTCACCTACCACCCGCGGGCCCGGCAGATCTCGTACGCCGCCCGGGGCGACCGCACCGAGGACCTCACCGCGACCGCGTACACCGAGCAGACCGAGTACTGGCGTTACCTGACCGCGCTGGACGTGCTGAGCGACGAGGCCGAGGGCACCGTCGTCGCCTTCGGCGACTCGCTCACCGACGGCGCCGACTCGACCGTGAACGCCAACCAGCGCTGGCCCGACCTGCTGTCCGACCGGCTGCGCGCGGCACTCGCGGCGGGCCGGGACCTGCCCCGCTACAGCGTCGTCAACCAGGGCATCGGCGGCAACCAGGTCCTCGCCGACGCCCGCGGCCGCCCCGCCGAGAACCAGGCCGGCGTCAGCCGCTTCGGCCGGGACGCGCTCGCCCGGACGAACGTCAAGGTCGTCGTCGTCGACCTCGGGATCAACGACATCCTGCGCAACCCCCGCCTGGCCGACCCCGGCCGGATCCTCGACGGCCTGCGCACACTGGTCCGCCAGGCCCACGCCCGCGGCATCAAGGTCGTCGGCGCGACCCTGATGCCCTTCGGCGGCCACCGCGGCCACACCGACGCCCGGGAGAACGTCCGGCAGACCATCAACGCCGAGATCCGCGCCGGCCGGGTCTACGACGCCGTCGTGGACTTCGACAAGGCGGTCCGGGACCCCTACGACCCGCGCCGGTTCCGCTCCGACTACGACTCGGGCGACCACATCCACCCGAACGACAAGGGGTACGGGCGGATGGCCGCCGCGTTCGACCTGGACGACCTGAAGGGGACGGCACCGGCGGAGCTGTAGTCACACGCCGCTGACGCCGGCACCCGGCCGACGCCGGTAACCCGTACCCGGCCGACGTCAGCGCCCCGCCTGGCACGCGGCCGACGCCGGCACTCCGCCGAGGTCAGACATCCCCCTGGCGCCGGCGGTCCCGCTCCTGCCGGCGTTCCCGCTTGCGCTCCCGCGTCAGGTCGTGGTGGCCGTCGAGCATCCCGCCGTGGGCCCCGTGGACGCCACCGTGCGACGGCTCCCCGAGCTCCCGCAGGGACGCCTTGCGGTCCAGCTTCCCCTGGCGCCGCTCCTCCTTCAGGGCCTGCCGTTCCGCCCGGGTGAGCTTGCGCTCGACACCGACCCCGCCCCAGAAGGCGAAGCCCGACACGATCACGCGCGGGGCGCCCGGGTCACCCGGCACGCCCTCCTCGCGGTGGTCGAAGCCGCCCATGATCCCGATGCCGCGCACGACGACCTCGACGCCGGGCGGCACGATCACCTGCATCCCGCCCATGATCGCGACGCAGTTGATCTCGACCTCGTCGGCCGCGAAGTCCGCCTCACGCAGGTCGATCTCACCGCCGCCCCAGAAGGCGAAGCTGTTGAACCGCCTCGGCACCGTCCAGCGGCCCTTGCGCTGGAACCCGGACATGACGGCGACGGCCCAGGTCGACGACCCCTCGCCGCCGGTGATCCGCCCCGACCAACTCCCGCTCGGCGCAGGGCTCTTGGCCATCGACACCCGGGGCACGGGAGCGGCCTGCGCTCCGGACGGCAGGTCACGGGTGATCGGCGCGAGTTCGCCGTAGGTCCGGGCCCTGTACGTCGCGTCCAGCCGTTCCTCGAACTCCTCCATGTCGAGGCGCCCCTCCGCGAGGGCGTCCCGCAGGACCTCGGCGACTCGTTCACGATCGGCGTCGGAGGCGCGCAGCTCCGGGGCATCCTCGGTCATACCCAGCAGCCTACGAGTTGTCGGCGCCGGGCACTACGCGGTCGCACCCGGCACCGGTGCGGCCGGGGCGGGCGTCGGGCAGGCGTCGGGCGGTCGTCACGTGGTCGTCCGCTCGACGTACATCTTCGCGATCACCGCCTCGATGTCCGGCTCCCGCACCGACAGATCCACCAGCGGATACTCCGCCGCGACCCGCGCCACCAGCGGCGCCGCCGACTGCGACGCCGGGAACGCCAGCCACTGCCGGGGCCCGTCCACCTTCACCACCCGCGCGGGCGGCACCTCGACGGGCGGCAGCTCCCGCTCCAGGTCCACCACGAGGATCCGCTCGCCGTCGCCCGCCTCGTGCAGTCCGGTGAGCGGACCGTCGTACATCATCCGCCCGTGGTCGATGACCATCACGCGGGAACACAACTGCTCGATGTCCTGGAGGTCGTGCGTGGTCAGCAGCACCGTGGTGCCGCGCTCGGCGTTCAACTCCCGCAGGAAACCCCGCACCTTGCCCTTGGAGACGACGTCCAGCCCGATCGTCGGCTCGTCCAGGTACAGCACCTCCGGGTCGTGCAGCAGGGCCGCCGCGATGTCCCCGCGCATCCGCTGACCGAGCGACAGCTGCCGGACCGGAACGTCCAACAGGTCCGCCAGACCCAGCAGTTCGACGAGCGTGTCGAGGTTCTCGCGATACCGGCCGTCGGGGATGCGGTACATGCGGCGCATCAGCCGGTACGAATCGATCAGCGGCAGGTCCCACCACAACGTCGTACGCTGCCCGAACACCACCCCGATCCGGTGCGCCAGCCGGGTCCGCTCCCGCGACGGGTCGATGCCCGCGACCCGCAGCCGGCCGCCGCTCGGCGTCAGGATGCCGGTGAGCATCTTGATCGTCGTCGACTTCCCGGCACCGTTCGGACCGATGTAACCGACCATCTCACCGCGCGCCACGGTGAAGGAGATCGAATCGACCGCGCGCACCCGGCGCCGCTCCCGCCGCAGGAAACCGGTCCTCTTGCGCACGTCGAAGACCTTCTCCAGCCGGTCCACCACGATGAAACCCGCGTCCACGCGTCCTCAGCTCCCCGTACTCCGATACGACCGCAGCCCCGTCCGCCAGGCCAGCCCCGCCAACGCGCAGCACGCCAGCGCCACCAGCGGGGACGTGAACGCCGCCCACCGCGGCAGCCCCAGCGGATACGGCCGCCCCAGCACATACGACGCCGGCACCCAGTTGACGAAGGCCACCGGGAACACGAACGTCACCCCCCGCACCAGCTCCCTGCCGAACACGGTCGGCGGATACTGCAACAGCGTCTGCCCGCCGTACGTGAACGCGCTCTGCACCTCGGACGCGTCCTGCGCCACGAACTGGAAGGCCGCGCCGGCCACGAACACCGCCGAGAAGATCGCCCCGCCGCACAGCAGCGTCACCGGCACCATCAGCACCCTGCCCGGCGTCCAGTCGATGTCCAGCGCCACCAGGGACCAGCCCAGCACCAGCGCCCCCTGGGTGATCCGGCCGAGCCGGCGCAGCGCGAAACGGTCCGCCGCGACCTGGGCCAGCACCGGAGCGGGCCGCACCAGCAGCGTGTCGAGCGTGCCGTCACGCACCCGCGAGCCCAGCCGGCCCGCCGAGCCGATCGTCAGGTCCGCGATCCCGAAGGCCGTCGCCGACAGCCCGTACAGGAAGGCCACCTCCGGCAACGTGTACCCGCCGAGGACGTCGACCTGCGAGAACATCAGCAGGATCGCCACGAAGTCCAGCCCGGTCACCAGCAGGGTGCCGAACACGGTCATCGCGAAGGACACCCGGTAGGCCAGCGTGGAGCGGATCCACATGGCCGAGATCAGCCGGTAGGCCCGCAGACCCTCCCGCACCCGGCGGGACTCCCGCACACCCTCGCGCTCCCCCGCACCCGCGCGCTCCCGGACACGCCCGACCTCACCCACCCTGGACCACCACCCGCCGGGTCGCCGCCCCCTGCAACAGCCGCCCGGCCGCCAGCAGCGCCACCGCCCACACCGCCTGGAACGCGAAGGCGGACAGCGGGCCCGTCTCCCCCATCAGCAGATCGGCCGGCATCTGCAACTGCGCCGCCCACGGCAGCGCCCGTACGACCTCGCCCAGCGGTCCCGGGAAGGCGTTCAGCGGCAGCGTCATCCCCGAGCAGAAGATCCCGGTGACCACCATCGCCTGAAGCGCGCCCGTGCCGTCCAGCAGCCAGAACCCGCTCAGCGCCACCAGGAAGCGGATCCCGAAGCTGACGATCATCGCGAGCACCACAGCGACCAGGAAGGCCAGCCAGGTCACCGGATCGTCCGGCAGCGCCGTGGGAAAGACGAGCGCCCCGAACGCGAAGGGGATCACCCCCCGCCCCACCAGCTGGAACAGCGCCCGCCCCAGATCGTGAGCCAGCCACCACAGTTGCAGGTCCACCGGCCGGTACAGGTCGATGGCCACGTCACCCGTGCGGATGCGTTCCATCAGCTCGGTCTCGAAACCGCCGCCCTGGATCGCCAGCGTCGCGTACAGCGCCTGCCCCAGCCACACGAAGCTGACGGCCTGCGCCTGGTCGTACCCGCCCAGGTGCGGTCTCTCGTCCCACAGCGCCAGATAGGTGTAGACGAGGATCAGCCCGAAGACGGTGTTCGTGAACACCCCCGCCGCCGTGGCCACCCGATACGTCGCGTACCGTCGGAAGCCCCCCGACGCGACGGCCGCGTACAACCGCGCCGAACCCACCGCAGTCGTCCTCCTCGCCGCACGGCACCGAAGCGCAGGAGCCTAGTCCTGCGGCGGCCCGGCAGGCCAGGCGTTTTCCGAGCGCAACGCGTGCCGATTGTCGGGAACGGAACCCGCGGTGCGAGAGTCTTCAATAGGGGCCGCAGAAGGCGTACGAGGCGTACGGGAACGTACGACGCGAAACAGGAGTCCGTGCACGACATGAGTGACGAGCCGCAGCAGCCGAAGCAGGGCTGGGCACCGAGCGAGCCGGAAGCGGCCGCAGATCCCGGGTCCGGTGAGCCCGAGTCCGGGGCGCCGGCCGGCAAGAAGGCCAAGCGGCCCCGGCGGACGGGCTGGCGGCGCGCCGTCCCCACCTGGCGGATGGTCCTCGCCACGTTCGTCATGGGCGTCCTCCTGCTGACCGGCCTGTTCTTCCTCGGCTACTCGATCGTCCCCATCCCGCCGGCCAACGCGCTCGCCACCAAACAGAGCAACGTCTACCTGTACGCGGACGGCAGCCAGCTCGCCCGGGACGGCGAGGTCAACCGGGAGAACGTCTCTCTCGGGCAGATCTCCAAGGACGCCCAGCACTCCGTCCTGGCCGCCGAGGACCGCGACTTCTACAGCGAGTCCGCCATCGACCCCAAGGCGATGCTCCGCGCCGGCTGGAACACCGCCACCGGCAAGGGCAAGCAGTCCGGCTCGACGATCACCCAGCAGTACGTGAAGAACTACTACCTGGCCCAGGAGCAGACCGTCACCCGCAAGGTGAAGGAGTTCTTCATCTCGATCAAGCTGGACCGCACGGAGACCAAGGACCAGATCCTCGAGGGCTACCTCAACACCAGCTACTTCGGCCGCAACGCCTACGGCATCCAGGCCGCCGCCCAGGCCTACTACGGCGTCGACGCCTCCGAACTGAACGCCGCCCAGGGCGCCTACCTCGCCGCGCTGCTGAACGCGCCGAGCGAGTACGACGTCGTCGCCCACCCGGAGAACAAGGGCGCGGCGCAGGCCCGTTGGAACTACGTCCTGGACGGCATGGTCACCAAGGGCTGGCTGACCGCGTCCGAGCGGGCCGGCATGACGTTCCCGATGCCGAAGGAGGCCACGGTCTCCACCGGCATGTCCGGGCAGCGCGGCTACATCGTCGACGCGATCAAGGACTACCTCACCGAGAACAAGATCCTCGACAAGGACCAGCTCGCCGTCGGCGGCTACCGCATCACGACCACGCTTCAGAAGGGCAAGCAGAACGCCTTCGTCGACGCGGTCAACGACCAGCTGATGGACAAACTGGACAAGAAGAACCGCAAGGTCGACACGTACGTCCGCGCGGGCGGCGCCGCCATCGACCCCAGGACCGGCAAGGTGCTCGCCATGTACGGCGGCATCGACTACGTGAAGCAGTACACGAACAACGCCACCCGCGGCGACTTCCAGGTCGGCTCCACCTTCAAGCCGTTCGTGTTCACCTCCGCCGTCCAGAACCACTCCGAGACGCAGGACGGCCGCGTCATCACCCCGAACACGGTCTACGACGGCACCAACAAGCGCCCCATCGTCGGCTGGGACGGCGGCGCCTACGCGCCCGAGAACGAGGACCAGGTCTCCTACGGCGACATCACCGTCCGCGAGGCCACCGACAAGTCCGTCAACTCGGTGTACGCCCAGCTGGCCGTCGACGTCGGCTCCGACAAGGTCAAGGAGACCGCGATCGACCTGGGCATCCCGGCGAACACCCCCGACCTGACCGCGTCCCCGTCCATCGCGCTCGGCCCGTCCACCGCGAGCGTCCTGGACATGGCGCAGGCGTACGCCACCCTCGCCAACCACGGCCGGCACGGCACGTACACGATGATCGAGAAGATCACCCGGGGCGGCGCCGGAGACATCGAGCTGCCCCGGAAGAAGACCAGCCAGGCCGTCAGCCGGGAGGCCGCCGACACCACCACGGCGGTCCTGCGGAGCGTCGTCCAGAACGGCACGGCCACCGCCGCGCAGGCCGCCGGCCGTCCCGCCGCGGGCAAGACCGGCACGGCCGAGGAGGACACGGCCGCCTGGTTCGCCGGCTACACACCGGACCTCGCCACCGTCGTCTCCGTCATGGGCCAGGACCCGGTGACCGCCGCCCACAAGCCGCTCTACGGGGCGATGGGCCTGGCGCGGATCAACGGCGGCGGCGCCCCGGCCGAGATCTGGGCCCAGTTCACCAAGGACGCCCTCAAGGGCAAGCCGGTCACCGACTTCGACCTCCAGCTCCAGCCGGGCTCCTCGGAGCCCGAGGCCCCCGACACCGACATCCCCGTGGACCCGACCGACGGCGGCACCACCACCGACGGCGGCACCACCGACGGGACCACGGGAGCCACCACCGGCGATCCCACCGACGGCGGCACCACGGACGGCGGCACCCCCGGGGACACGACCGGCGGCACCACGGACGGCACCACCGGCGGCGGCGACACCACGGGCGGGACGACCGGGGGCACGACCGACGGCGGCACCACCACCGGCGGCGGCACCACCGACGGGACCACGGGAGGCACCACCGGCGATCCCACCGACGGCGGCACCTCGGACGGCGGCACCACCGGGGACACGACCGGCGGCACCACGGACGGCACCCAGCAAGGAGGGACGACCGGCACGGTCCCCCAGCTGGCGAGCCGCCGGGAGTGACACCCGGCGAGCCACCGCATGAGGAAAGGGCTGGTGACCGAGGTCACCAGCCCTTTCCTCACCGCTGCATCAGAGATACAGCCCGGTCGAGTCCTCGGACCCCTCGAAGCGGTCCGCGGCCACCGCGTGCAGATCACGCTCCCGCATCAGGGCGTACGGGACGCCCCGCACCTCCACCTCGGCCCGGTCCTCCGGATCGAACAGAACCCGGTCGCCCGGCTCCACGGTCCGTACGTTCTGCCCCACGGCGACGACCTCCGCCCACGCCAGCCGGCGCCCGACGGCCGCGGTGGCCGGAATCAGGATCCCGCCACCGGAACGCCGCTCGCCCTCACTGGTGTCCTGCCGCACGAGAACCCGGTCGTGCAGCATCCGGATGGGCAGCTTGTCGTGCTGGGTGCTGTGCTCGTTTCTGTTGGCGCTCACAGCTCTGAACCTACCTGCCTTCGACGCGTCCGTAGGCCGGTGGGTCAGCCCTTGCGCCGCCGGGTTCCCAGGGCCAGCAGCCCCACGAGCCCGACCACGACGAGCGCCACCGGCACCACCCGCTCCAGCCGGGGCGCGCCCTCCTCGTCGACGAACTGGGCCTTCACGTCACTGACCGCCCGGTTGACCCCGACGTAGGCCCGCCCGAGCGTGTGGTCGATGTTCGACGCGACCTTGGCCCTGGCATCGCCCACGATCGTCCGGGGATGCACCCGCACCCCGATCTCGTCGAGCGTCTCGGCCAGCATCTCGCGGCGGCGCTTGATGTCCGCCTCGATCTGCGCCGGGGTTCTCGTGTCCGACGTCTCCGCCACCGTAAGGCCTCCGAAGTCAGCTGATGCCTGTTGCCGCTGCCTGTTGCCGCTGCTTGTCCGGACAGTCTGTCAGCTCCACGCGCCGCCGCGCTGTCAGGACCCCCGGTTACGCTAGCCCGATGAGCGAGCGACTCCAGCCCGGGGATGCAGCCCCCGCCTTCACCCTCCCCGACGCCGACGGCAACGAGATCTCCCTGTCGGACTACCGGGGACGCAAGGTCATCGTCTACTTCTACCCCGCGGCGCTGACCCCAGGCTGCACCAAGCAGGCCTGCGACTTCACCGACAACCTCGACGTGCTGGCCGGCGCGGGGTACGACGTCATCGGGATCTCCCCGGACAAGCCCGAGAAACTGGCGAAGTTCCGCGAGAAGGAGAACCTGAAGGTCACCCTCCTCGCGGACCCCGACAAGACGGTCACCGAGGCCTACGCCGCCTTCGGCGAGAAGAAGAACTACGGCAAGACCTACCTGGGCGTCATCCGCTCCACGGTCGTCGTCGACGAGCACGGCACGGTCGAACGGGCCCTGTACAACGTCCGCGCGACCGGCCACGTGGCGAAGATCATCAAGGACCTGGCGATCTGACCCCGCCCCACCCCCGACAACGGCCCGCACCGGCACGCCCCGGTACGGGCCGCTCCACATCCTCCGCGTGACTGTCCGACAATCGGTTCGTTACTCCGTACGAGACCACGAACGCGTGGCCGAGATACGGGAGGGGATCGATGGGGGCCAGTGCGTATCCGAGGGAGCGGTTGGAGCAGGCCGCTCGGGGGTCGCGCACCTTGTCGGAGGCGTTGGCGAGGCTGGGGGTCGATCCGCGGAGTTCGACCCGCCGGTATGTCCTGGAGCGGATGAGGAAGCTGGGGGTGGATGTCTCGCACTTCGAGCGGGAGGGGGTCCGCTGGACCCGAGAGGTCCTTCAGGCAGCGGTCTCGGCGTCGACGAACATGTGCGAGGTGCTGCGCCACCTCGGACTCGAGGTGGTCGGCGGGCACCACACGCACATCAGCCGCCGGGTGAAGGCGTACGGGATCGACACCTCGCACTTCCAGGTACCGACCCGGCGCGGCAGGGCTTGGCGACCACGCACACCGGAAGGCCTGCTCGTCGAGCAGCCGGCCGCTGAGGCCCGGCGCATTCCGAGTGACCGGCTCAAGTGGGCGATGACGGTCAGAGGTGTCCCCGAGCGGTGCGCCCTGTGCGGCACAGCGGCGGTGTGGCGAGATCGTCCGCTCCCCCTGGAGGTCGACCACATCAACGGCAACTGGCGGGACAACCGCATCGAGAACCTGCGGCTGCTGTGCCCCAACTGCCATTCCACGACGGACAGTTATCGAGGGCGTGGCAAGAGGCGTGCGGGAGGTGCCGTTTCATGACCGGCGTGCAGTACACCCGCGAACGGTTGGCGGAGGCCGCCGCGCGGTGTTCCGACATCGACGAGGTCATCGCCTACTTCGGTACCAGGCCTTACGGCAATCTTCGCCGTCATCTCTTCCGGCGCTTCGACCACTTCGGAATCGATGTCTCCCACATGCCACGTCGGAACCGAACCGGAGCGCGCCGTAGACCGGCGGCCGACGAGTTGCGGCGGGCGGTCGAGGGAGCGACGTCCATCGCCGACGCCCTGCGCGCGCTGGGTCTGGCCCCCTACAGCGGCCCGGCGCGCACCCGGTTGCGACAGTGGGTGGCCGACGACGGTCTCGACACCTCCCACTTCCTGGGACAAGGCCATCAGCGTGGAAAGGAGGGGACGACCCCTGTCAAACGTGCCAAGGACATCCTGATCAAGCACGACGGCGGGCGCCGGACAAGAACACACCTGCTGCGGCGCTCGCTCCGTGAGATCGGCGTCCCAGAGGAGTGCGCGGAGTGCGGAGTGGGTCCCGAGTGGCTCGGCCGGCCCATGA carries:
- a CDS encoding DUF445 domain-containing protein; the encoded protein is MERMERTETGPNGEAAGQPARPGAFTNRAMNTFSAADEVKQRGVRRMKLTATGLLLFVALVYVLAEWASHRGAGAWAGYVAAAAEAGMVGAMADWFAVTALFRRPLGLPIPHTAIIPTKKDQLGVSLGEFVGENFLSEDVVRQRLRAVGIGGRLGTWLADPEHADRVTAELSAALRGALTVLRDSDVQAVVGEAITRRADAQEIAPGIGKMLEKVVADGGHRRAVDLIVTRAHDWLVLHSDSVMDAVQGGAPGWTPRFVDKKVGERVYKELLRFCAEMRDMPSHPARGALDRFLTDFASDLQSDTDTRARVERLKGEVLGRGEVQDLIASAWTAVRSMIVSAAEDERSELRLRVRASLLSLGTRMAADPKVQGKVDGWVEGAAVYVVTTYRREITSLITDTVAGWDAEHTTRKIEANIGRDLQFIRINGTVVGSLVGLLIYAVSRGVGA
- a CDS encoding SGNH/GDSL hydrolase family protein — translated: MTRRHGYALLATIVAVIVVLSTALYVGVAADTGTRDRATLAGGRPSHNSAAPASTGDWVATWSASPVGGEPGTETEGLAGRSVRNVVHTSVGGTSARVTLSNLYGRSPLTITHASIAVAAGAGTAEAAARTMRRLTFGGGTGVVVPVGQQVLSDAVALPVPADSDILVTTYSPTPSGPVTYHPRARQISYAARGDRTEDLTATAYTEQTEYWRYLTALDVLSDEAEGTVVAFGDSLTDGADSTVNANQRWPDLLSDRLRAALAAGRDLPRYSVVNQGIGGNQVLADARGRPAENQAGVSRFGRDALARTNVKVVVVDLGINDILRNPRLADPGRILDGLRTLVRQAHARGIKVVGATLMPFGGHRGHTDARENVRQTINAEIRAGRVYDAVVDFDKAVRDPYDPRRFRSDYDSGDHIHPNDKGYGRMAAAFDLDDLKGTAPAEL
- a CDS encoding DUF1707 domain-containing protein, encoding MTEDAPELRASDADRERVAEVLRDALAEGRLDMEEFEERLDATYRARTYGELAPITRDLPSGAQAAPVPRVSMAKSPAPSGSWSGRITGGEGSSTWAVAVMSGFQRKGRWTVPRRFNSFAFWGGGEIDLREADFAADEVEINCVAIMGGMQVIVPPGVEVVVRGIGIMGGFDHREEGVPGDPGAPRVIVSGFAFWGGVGVERKLTRAERQALKEERRQGKLDRKASLRELGEPSHGGVHGAHGGMLDGHHDLTRERKRERRQERDRRRQGDV
- a CDS encoding ATP-binding cassette domain-containing protein encodes the protein MDAGFIVVDRLEKVFDVRKRTGFLRRERRRVRAVDSISFTVARGEMVGYIGPNGAGKSTTIKMLTGILTPSGGRLRVAGIDPSRERTRLAHRIGVVFGQRTTLWWDLPLIDSYRLMRRMYRIPDGRYRENLDTLVELLGLADLLDVPVRQLSLGQRMRGDIAAALLHDPEVLYLDEPTIGLDVVSKGKVRGFLRELNAERGTTVLLTTHDLQDIEQLCSRVMVIDHGRMMYDGPLTGLHEAGDGERILVVDLERELPPVEVPPARVVKVDGPRQWLAFPASQSAAPLVARVAAEYPLVDLSVREPDIEAVIAKMYVERTTT
- a CDS encoding ABC transporter permease; amino-acid sequence: MWIRSTLAYRVSFAMTVFGTLLVTGLDFVAILLMFSQVDVLGGYTLPEVAFLYGLSATAFGIADLTIGSAGRLGSRVRDGTLDTLLVRPAPVLAQVAADRFALRRLGRITQGALVLGWSLVALDIDWTPGRVLMVPVTLLCGGAIFSAVFVAGAAFQFVAQDASEVQSAFTYGGQTLLQYPPTVFGRELVRGVTFVFPVAFVNWVPASYVLGRPYPLGLPRWAAFTSPLVALACCALAGLAWRTGLRSYRSTGS
- a CDS encoding ABC-2 family transporter protein, coding for MGSARLYAAVASGGFRRYATYRVATAAGVFTNTVFGLILVYTYLALWDERPHLGGYDQAQAVSFVWLGQALYATLAIQGGGFETELMERIRTGDVAIDLYRPVDLQLWWLAHDLGRALFQLVGRGVIPFAFGALVFPTALPDDPVTWLAFLVAVVLAMIVSFGIRFLVALSGFWLLDGTGALQAMVVTGIFCSGMTLPLNAFPGPLGEVVRALPWAAQLQMPADLLMGETGPLSAFAFQAVWAVALLAAGRLLQGAATRRVVVQGG
- a CDS encoding transglycosylase domain-containing protein is translated as MSDEPQQPKQGWAPSEPEAAADPGSGEPESGAPAGKKAKRPRRTGWRRAVPTWRMVLATFVMGVLLLTGLFFLGYSIVPIPPANALATKQSNVYLYADGSQLARDGEVNRENVSLGQISKDAQHSVLAAEDRDFYSESAIDPKAMLRAGWNTATGKGKQSGSTITQQYVKNYYLAQEQTVTRKVKEFFISIKLDRTETKDQILEGYLNTSYFGRNAYGIQAAAQAYYGVDASELNAAQGAYLAALLNAPSEYDVVAHPENKGAAQARWNYVLDGMVTKGWLTASERAGMTFPMPKEATVSTGMSGQRGYIVDAIKDYLTENKILDKDQLAVGGYRITTTLQKGKQNAFVDAVNDQLMDKLDKKNRKVDTYVRAGGAAIDPRTGKVLAMYGGIDYVKQYTNNATRGDFQVGSTFKPFVFTSAVQNHSETQDGRVITPNTVYDGTNKRPIVGWDGGAYAPENEDQVSYGDITVREATDKSVNSVYAQLAVDVGSDKVKETAIDLGIPANTPDLTASPSIALGPSTASVLDMAQAYATLANHGRHGTYTMIEKITRGGAGDIELPRKKTSQAVSREAADTTTAVLRSVVQNGTATAAQAAGRPAAGKTGTAEEDTAAWFAGYTPDLATVVSVMGQDPVTAAHKPLYGAMGLARINGGGAPAEIWAQFTKDALKGKPVTDFDLQLQPGSSEPEAPDTDIPVDPTDGGTTTDGGTTDGTTGATTGDPTDGGTTDGGTPGDTTGGTTDGTTGGGDTTGGTTGGTTDGGTTTGGGTTDGTTGGTTGDPTDGGTSDGGTTGDTTGGTTDGTQQGGTTGTVPQLASRRE
- a CDS encoding co-chaperone GroES; its protein translation is MSANRNEHSTQHDKLPIRMLHDRVLVRQDTSEGERRSGGGILIPATAAVGRRLAWAEVVAVGQNVRTVEPGDRVLFDPEDRAEVEVRGVPYALMRERDLHAVAADRFEGSEDSTGLYL
- a CDS encoding DUF3618 domain-containing protein produces the protein MAETSDTRTPAQIEADIKRRREMLAETLDEIGVRVHPRTIVGDARAKVASNIDHTLGRAYVGVNRAVSDVKAQFVDEEGAPRLERVVPVALVVVGLVGLLALGTRRRKG
- the bcp gene encoding thioredoxin-dependent thiol peroxidase: MSERLQPGDAAPAFTLPDADGNEISLSDYRGRKVIVYFYPAALTPGCTKQACDFTDNLDVLAGAGYDVIGISPDKPEKLAKFREKENLKVTLLADPDKTVTEAYAAFGEKKNYGKTYLGVIRSTVVVDEHGTVERALYNVRATGHVAKIIKDLAI
- a CDS encoding HNH endonuclease signature motif containing protein; the protein is MGASAYPRERLEQAARGSRTLSEALARLGVDPRSSTRRYVLERMRKLGVDVSHFEREGVRWTREVLQAAVSASTNMCEVLRHLGLEVVGGHHTHISRRVKAYGIDTSHFQVPTRRGRAWRPRTPEGLLVEQPAAEARRIPSDRLKWAMTVRGVPERCALCGTAAVWRDRPLPLEVDHINGNWRDNRIENLRLLCPNCHSTTDSYRGRGKRRAGGAVS
- a CDS encoding HNH endonuclease, producing MTGVQYTRERLAEAAARCSDIDEVIAYFGTRPYGNLRRHLFRRFDHFGIDVSHMPRRNRTGARRRPAADELRRAVEGATSIADALRALGLAPYSGPARTRLRQWVADDGLDTSHFLGQGHQRGKEGTTPVKRAKDILIKHDGGRRTRTHLLRRSLREIGVPEECAECGVGPEWLGRPMTLEVDHINGDWSDDRRENLRLLCPNCHATTSTWCRGGRRHRGHPR